One Lepus europaeus isolate LE1 chromosome X, mLepTim1.pri, whole genome shotgun sequence genomic window carries:
- the KCND1 gene encoding potassium voltage-gated channel subfamily D member 1 codes for MAAGVATWLPFARAAAVGWLPLAQQPLPPAPGVKASRGDEVLVVNVSGRRFETWKNTLDRYPDTLLGSSEKEFFYDADSGEYFFDRDPDMFRHVLNFYRTGRLHCPRQECIQAFDEELAFYGLVPELVGDCCLEEYRDRKKENAERLAEDDEAEQTGDGPALPAGSSIRQRLWRAFENPHTSTAALVFYYVTGFFIAVSVIANVVETIPCRGPARRPPREQPCGDRFPLAFFCMDTACVLIFTGEYLLRLFAAPSRCRFLRSVMSLIDVVAILPYYIGLLVPKNEDVSGAFVTLRVFRVFRIFKFSRHSQGLRILGYTLKSCASELGFLLFSLTMAIIIFATVMFYAEKGTSKTNFTSIPAAFWYTIVTMTTLGYGDMVPSTIAGKIFGSICSLSGVLVIALPVPVIVSNFSRIYHQNQRADKRRAQQKVRLARIRLAKSGTTNAFLQYKQNGGLEDNGSGEEQALCVRNRSAFEQQHHHLLHCLEKTTCHEFTDELTFSEALGAVSLGGRTSRSTSVSSQPVGPSSLLSSCCPRRAKRRAIRLANSTASVSRGSMQELDTLAGLRRSPGPQSRSSLNAKPHDSLDLNCDSRDFVAAIISIPTPPANTPDESQPSSPGGGGRASSTLRNSRLGTPCLLPETVKISSL; via the exons ATGGCGGCAGGTGTGGCCACGTGGCTACCTTTTGCCCGGGCGGCTGCAGTGGGCTGGCTTCCCCTGGCCCAGCAACCGCTGCCCCCGGCGCCGGGGGTGAAAGCATCTCGAGGAGATGAGGTTCTGGTGGTGAACGTGAGTGGCAGGCGctttgagacctggaagaacacGCTGGACCGCTACCCAGACACTTTGTTGGGCAGCTCGGAGAAGGAGTTCTTCTACGATGCTGACTCCGGCGAGTATTTCTTTGACCGGGACCCGGACATGTTCCGGCACGTGCTAAACTTCTACCGCACGGGCCGGCTGCACTGCCCGCGCCAGGAGTGCATCCAAGCCTTCGACGAAGAGCTGGCCTTCTATGGCCTGGTCCCCGAGCTTGTGGGTGACTGCTGCCTTGAAGAGTATCGGGACCGCAAGAAGGAGAACGCCGAGCGCCTGGCTGAGGACGACGAGGCCGAGCAGACCGGGGACGGTCCAGCATTGCCGGCTGGCAGCTCCATCCGGCAGCGGCTGTGGCGGGCCTTTGAGAACCCGCACACGAGCACCGCAGCCCTCGTTTTCTACTATGTGACTGGCTTTTTCATCGCCGTGTCGGTCATTGCCAATGTGGTGGAGACCATCCCGTGCCGGGGCCCTGCACGGCGGCCCCCGAGGGAGCAGCCCTGTGGCGACCGCTTCCCACTGGCCTTTTTCTGCATGGACACAGCCTGTGTGCTCATCTTCACAGGTGAATATCTCTTGCGGCTGTTTGCCGCACCCAGCCGCTGCCGCTTCTTGCGGAGTGTCATGAGCCTCATTGACGTGGTGGCCATCCTGCCCTACTACATTGGGCTTTTGGTGCCCAAGAATGAGGATGTCTCTGGCGCCTTCGTCACCCTGCGTGTGTTCCGGGTGTTCCGTATCTTCAAGTTCTCCAGGCATTCCCAGGGCTTGCGGATTCTGGGCTACACCCTCAAGAGCTGTGCCTCTGAGCTGGGCTTCCTCCTCTTTTCCCTCACCATGGCCATCATCATCTTCGCCACTGTGATGTTCTATGCTGAGAAGGGCACAAGCAAGACCAACTTTACGAGCATCCCGGCGGCCTTCTGGTATACCATTGTCACCATGACCACACTCGG CTATGGAGACATGGTGCCCAGCACCATCGCTGGCAAGATTTTTGGGTCCATCTGCTCACTCAGTGGCGTCTTGGTCATTGCCCTGCCTGTGCCAGTCATTGTATCCAACTTTAGCCGCATCTACCACCAGAACCAGCGTGCTGACAAGCGCCGAGCGCAGCAG AAGGTGCGCCTGGCAAGGATCCGGCTGGCAAAGAGTGGTACCACCAACGCCTTCCTGCAGTACAAGCAGAATGGGGGCCTTGAG GACAACGGCAGTGGAGAGGAGCAGGCGCTGTGTGTCAGAAATCGGTCTGCTTTTGAACAGCAACATCACCACTTGCTGCACTGCCTAGAGAAGACGACG TGTCACGAGTTCACAGATGAGCTAACCTTCAGCGAGGCCCTGGGAGCTGTCTCACTGGGGGgccgcaccagccgcagcacctCTGTGTCCTCGCAGCCAGTGGGGCCCAGCAGCCTGCTCTCTTCCTGCTGCCCCCGGCGTGCTAAGCGCCGGGCCATCCGCCTTGCCAACTCCACTGCCTCGGTCAGCCGGGGCAGCATGCAGGAGCTCGATACGCTGGCAGGGCTGCGGCGAAGCCCTGGCCCTCAGAG CCGCTCAAGCCTCAATGCCAAGCCCCACGACAGCCTAGACCTGAACTGCGACAGCCGGGACTTCGTGGCTGCCATCATCAGTATCCCTACCCCTCCTGCCAACACCCCAGATGAGAGCCAACCTTCTTCCCCTGGCGGTGGCGGCAGGGCCAGCAGCACTCTCAGGAACTCCAGACTGGGTACCCCTTGCCTCCTGCCTGAGACTGTCAAGATCTCTTCCCTGTGA